Proteins co-encoded in one Nonlabens agnitus genomic window:
- a CDS encoding alpha-amylase family glycosyl hydrolase: MKKYIWSLFIVSFLVACKEAPKTEETVQEETIVTNEAITDEDLENAIIYEANIRQYSDAGTFNEFTKDIPQLKELGVKIIWLMPIFPISEKNRKAKGDLMVEDIEDENERKKYLGSYYAVADYTAINPDLGNEEDLDNLIETAHENGMFVILDWVANHTGWDNKWITEHPEYYTKNEAGEIIHPAGTDWTDTADLNYDNPELREAMTASMKYWVEKHDVDGFRCDVAHEVPTDFWNANNAELETIKPLFMLAESEKKDLFESAFDMGYNWEGHHIMNELAQGKMDVADWDAYMKKIDTIYQKDDILMNFITNHDENSWNGTVTERMGDAQDAMLTFQYVIPGMPLIYSGQEYGMDKRLKFFEKDSIPKTKGRVWEQMEKLGEIKVNNPALHGGKNAADYKRLETQNENVYAIQRSKDGKKVIYIANLSGNPTKMSVTGMNGSFRDLMSGATVNLNEGEATAMSPYAYMLLEPTE; the protein is encoded by the coding sequence ATGAAAAAATACATCTGGTCACTTTTTATAGTGAGCTTTTTAGTCGCTTGTAAAGAGGCGCCTAAAACAGAAGAAACCGTCCAGGAAGAAACCATCGTGACCAATGAGGCCATCACCGATGAAGATCTGGAGAATGCGATTATTTATGAAGCCAACATCAGACAATATTCTGATGCTGGTACCTTTAATGAGTTTACAAAAGACATCCCGCAGCTTAAAGAGTTGGGTGTAAAAATCATCTGGTTGATGCCTATTTTTCCTATTTCTGAGAAAAACAGAAAGGCCAAAGGTGATCTTATGGTAGAAGATATTGAAGATGAAAATGAGCGCAAAAAATACTTGGGCAGCTATTACGCCGTGGCAGATTATACGGCCATCAATCCAGACCTGGGCAATGAAGAAGATCTGGATAATCTTATTGAAACGGCTCATGAGAACGGCATGTTTGTCATTCTGGATTGGGTTGCCAACCACACGGGCTGGGACAACAAATGGATTACAGAACATCCAGAATACTACACAAAAAATGAAGCTGGAGAGATCATCCATCCAGCAGGAACAGACTGGACAGACACGGCAGATTTAAATTATGACAATCCAGAGTTGCGTGAGGCGATGACAGCTTCCATGAAATACTGGGTAGAAAAGCATGATGTGGACGGTTTTAGATGTGATGTCGCTCATGAAGTTCCAACCGACTTCTGGAATGCTAACAACGCAGAACTCGAGACCATCAAACCACTATTCATGCTTGCCGAAAGTGAGAAAAAAGACCTTTTTGAATCGGCATTTGATATGGGATACAATTGGGAAGGTCATCATATCATGAATGAACTTGCCCAAGGGAAAATGGATGTGGCAGATTGGGATGCTTACATGAAAAAGATTGATACGATCTATCAAAAGGACGATATCCTTATGAATTTCATCACCAACCACGACGAGAACTCTTGGAATGGAACGGTGACCGAGCGCATGGGCGATGCTCAAGACGCCATGTTGACCTTTCAGTATGTAATTCCGGGAATGCCTTTGATCTATTCAGGTCAGGAATATGGCATGGATAAGCGCTTAAAGTTTTTTGAAAAGGATTCCATCCCAAAAACTAAAGGTCGTGTATGGGAACAAATGGAAAAATTAGGTGAGATCAAGGTGAACAACCCAGCACTTCATGGTGGTAAAAATGCAGCTGACTATAAACGCTTAGAAACACAAAATGAAAATGTTTATGCCATCCAGCGTTCTAAAGATGGTAAGAAAGTAATTTATATCGCTAACCTATCTGGAAATCCTACTAAAATGTCAGTAACTGGAATGAATGGCTCCTTTAGGGATTTAATGTCTGGCGCCACCGTAAATCTTAATGAAGGCGAGGCGACGGCCATGAGCCCGTATGCTTACATGTTACTGGAACCGACAGAATAA
- the arsS gene encoding arsenosugar biosynthesis radical SAM (seleno)protein ArsS (Some members of this family are selenoproteins.), translating into MSVAVNTKKSLHKRDSDLANINKQLEILNGEPFSDGELPSFAKKIKETNQFPLRPKKLEILQVNVGYMCNQVCAHCHVDAGPDRKEIMTRDTMRQILDVIKTTEAHTLDLTGGAPEMNPDFRWFVEEAAKAGIQDFIVRSNLTIIRANPKYHDLPDFFKKHNIHVVSSMPHWTKGKTDKQRGDGVFDKSIKALQELNERGYGMPDSNLRLDLVYNPSGAYLPGDQASMEKEMKAALMEDFGIHFHNLFAITNLPIARFLDYLVASENYEDYMYALVEAYNPAAVQNVMCTNTISISWDGWLYDCDFNQMLDLKVDNKIQHIKDYNEDLLNDRKIQISQHCYGCTAGAGSSCQGVVTN; encoded by the coding sequence ATGAGTGTAGCAGTTAATACAAAGAAATCCCTTCACAAACGAGATTCAGACCTCGCAAATATCAATAAGCAACTTGAAATCCTGAACGGCGAACCGTTTTCAGATGGTGAGTTGCCATCCTTTGCAAAAAAGATCAAGGAAACAAATCAGTTTCCCTTGCGCCCTAAAAAGCTGGAAATCCTTCAGGTCAATGTAGGTTATATGTGCAACCAGGTTTGCGCGCACTGTCACGTGGACGCTGGACCAGATCGCAAGGAGATCATGACCCGCGATACCATGAGGCAAATCTTGGACGTAATCAAAACTACTGAAGCGCACACGCTAGACCTTACCGGTGGCGCGCCAGAGATGAATCCAGATTTCCGCTGGTTTGTGGAAGAAGCTGCTAAAGCTGGAATCCAGGACTTTATCGTTAGATCGAACTTGACTATTATAAGAGCAAATCCCAAGTATCACGATTTGCCAGACTTTTTCAAAAAACACAACATTCACGTTGTTTCTTCCATGCCGCACTGGACTAAGGGAAAAACAGACAAGCAGCGTGGTGACGGAGTTTTTGATAAATCCATTAAAGCCCTACAAGAACTCAATGAGCGTGGCTATGGCATGCCAGACAGTAACTTGAGACTTGATTTAGTTTACAATCCTAGCGGTGCTTATTTGCCCGGTGATCAGGCCAGTATGGAAAAGGAAATGAAAGCTGCCTTGATGGAAGATTTCGGGATTCACTTTCACAACCTTTTTGCGATTACCAATCTACCTATCGCAAGATTCCTGGATTATCTGGTAGCCAGTGAAAATTACGAGGACTATATGTACGCTCTCGTAGAGGCCTACAACCCGGCAGCGGTTCAAAATGTCATGTGTACCAATACCATTTCCATTTCTTGGGATGGTTGGTTGTACGATTGCGATTTTAACCAGATGCTTGATTTGAAAGTGGACAACAAGATCCAGCACATCAAAGATTACAATGAGGACCTTCTCAACGACCGTAAGATTCAGATTTCCCAACACTGTTATGGCTGTACGGCTGGTGCGGGAAGCAGTTGTCAAGGTGTTGTGACTAATTAA
- a CDS encoding alpha-amylase family glycosyl hydrolase, translating into MMRYWLLGLIFFAFAKASTAQIQRMEPPNWWTGMEHSQVEVMLYGNDIANQGEVASDLPIVNITKPENHNYLFITVETAGKSAGNYKISVGKKKANSKTFRLENRESGSKEREGFDSSDVIYLVMPDRFANGDPSNDSVDSMADKLNRSDRNGRHGGDIQGIIDHLDYIDDLGATAIWSTPLLEDNDARTSYHTYAQSDLYNIDPRYGTNELYRKLADELHAREMKLIMDVVPNHWGATHWMMQDLPMKSWIHQFDDHQDSDRDFPVDGYANSSYRQSVQMDPNASEYDMRYAEKGWFVSTMPDLNQEEPLVLNYLIQNTIWWIEYAGLDGLRVDTYAYNEKQGIADWTRAIMKEYPNINIVGETWLHDQAQISYWQKDSPVAAIQDYNTELPSVMDFTLHDAIMEAFKEEEQGWDKGMVRMYENFVNDFLYADTDNLLVFMANHDTNRFSGSGVYNNNEANYKLALTLILTTRGTPQIYYGDEIGMMGDKSKLGDGDIRRDFPGGWKGDAQNAFINPTAEQNEYQVFTKKLLNYRKNKSVLHTGKLLQYVPEQNCYVYFRHNDNSRVMVIINNNLEAVSLDMSRFAEGLGKAKNGLDILSDSEIDLSGTLQVAGKTSHVIDLDN; encoded by the coding sequence ATGATGAGATATTGGTTATTGGGATTGATTTTTTTCGCTTTCGCGAAAGCGAGTACCGCACAAATCCAACGTATGGAACCACCCAATTGGTGGACCGGCATGGAGCACTCGCAAGTAGAGGTCATGCTCTACGGAAATGATATTGCCAATCAAGGCGAAGTCGCCTCTGATTTGCCTATCGTTAATATCACCAAACCCGAAAATCACAATTACCTTTTTATCACCGTGGAAACCGCAGGTAAATCTGCTGGGAATTATAAAATATCAGTCGGGAAAAAGAAGGCCAATTCCAAGACCTTTAGGTTGGAAAATCGAGAGTCTGGATCCAAAGAACGTGAAGGATTTGATTCCAGCGATGTGATTTACCTAGTCATGCCAGATCGATTTGCTAACGGTGATCCCAGCAATGATTCAGTAGATTCAATGGCAGATAAGTTGAATCGATCTGATAGAAACGGCCGTCATGGTGGCGATATTCAAGGGATTATAGATCATCTGGATTATATTGATGACTTGGGTGCTACCGCTATCTGGAGCACGCCATTGCTGGAAGATAATGACGCTAGAACTTCTTATCATACCTATGCGCAAAGTGATTTGTATAACATCGATCCACGTTATGGAACGAACGAATTGTATCGCAAACTTGCCGATGAATTGCATGCGCGTGAGATGAAATTGATCATGGATGTGGTTCCCAATCATTGGGGCGCCACACACTGGATGATGCAGGATCTACCCATGAAATCATGGATCCATCAATTTGATGACCATCAAGACAGCGACCGTGATTTCCCAGTGGACGGTTATGCAAACTCTTCTTATCGACAGTCGGTTCAAATGGATCCCAATGCTAGTGAATATGATATGCGGTATGCAGAAAAGGGTTGGTTTGTAAGTACGATGCCAGACCTTAATCAGGAAGAGCCATTGGTATTGAACTACTTGATCCAAAACACCATCTGGTGGATAGAGTATGCCGGTTTGGATGGGTTGCGTGTAGATACATATGCCTACAATGAGAAGCAAGGTATTGCGGACTGGACCAGAGCCATCATGAAGGAATATCCGAATATTAATATTGTGGGAGAAACATGGTTGCATGATCAGGCGCAAATTTCCTATTGGCAAAAAGACTCGCCAGTGGCGGCCATCCAAGACTACAATACAGAGCTGCCCAGTGTGATGGACTTTACATTACATGATGCAATCATGGAAGCCTTTAAAGAAGAAGAACAAGGTTGGGACAAAGGAATGGTACGCATGTATGAGAATTTTGTCAATGATTTCTTGTACGCAGACACAGATAACTTGCTGGTGTTTATGGCAAACCACGATACCAACAGGTTTAGTGGCTCTGGTGTTTACAACAATAATGAGGCAAACTATAAGCTTGCATTAACCTTAATATTGACTACACGCGGTACTCCACAAATCTATTATGGAGATGAGATAGGAATGATGGGCGATAAGTCTAAGTTGGGCGATGGTGATATACGCCGTGATTTTCCTGGTGGCTGGAAAGGTGATGCACAAAATGCCTTTATAAATCCAACAGCCGAGCAAAATGAATATCAAGTTTTTACCAAAAAGCTATTAAACTACCGCAAGAATAAATCAGTCCTGCACACAGGAAAGCTCCTACAATACGTTCCCGAGCAAAATTGCTACGTGTATTTTAGACATAATGACAATAGCCGTGTGATGGTGATCATCAACAATAATCTCGAAGCGGTTTCTTTAGATATGAGCCGTTTTGCTGAAGGTCTAGGTAAAGCAAAAAACGGTTTGGATATTTTGTCAGATTCTGAAATTGACCTGTCGGGAACATTGCAAGTAGCTGGAAAAACGAGTCATGTTATCGATTTGGACAATTAG
- a CDS encoding arsenosugar biosynthesis-associated peroxidase-like protein translates to MDKTYYDPKDLRKFGKITEWSEELGTKFFDYYGSVFEEGELTAREKSLIALAVSHAVQCPYCIDAYTSDSLKRGVTKEQMMEAIHVAGAIKGGATLVHGVQMMNKVNKLEM, encoded by the coding sequence ATGGATAAGACCTATTACGACCCAAAAGACTTAAGAAAATTTGGTAAGATCACTGAGTGGAGCGAGGAATTGGGAACCAAATTTTTTGACTATTACGGGAGCGTTTTTGAAGAAGGAGAACTCACCGCAAGGGAAAAATCGCTTATAGCACTAGCTGTATCGCACGCCGTTCAATGTCCTTATTGTATCGATGCTTATACCAGCGACTCATTAAAAAGAGGTGTGACTAAGGAACAAATGATGGAGGCCATTCACGTTGCTGGCGCTATAAAAGGCGGCGCTACCTTAGTTCACGGTGTCCAGATGATGAATAAGGTCAACAAGCTGGAAATGTAA